The stretch of DNA TCCAACGATGCTCGCGATCGCCACGTAATCTGCGTGGTCGAGGAACCGTACAACGTCGCGGCGATCGAACGAACGCGCGAATACCGCGGGCTCTATCACGTCCTGCATGGCGCGCTCTCCCCGATTCGGGGGATCGGCCCCGATGACCTGAAGATCAAGAGCTTGCTCGAACGGTTGCGCTCGGGCGAAGTGCAGGAGATCATCCTCGCCACGAATCCGAACACCGAAGGGGAAGCGACGGCCAATTATCTCGCCCGGTTGCTGAAACCGCTGGGCGTGCGCGTCACGCGCATCGCCATGGGCTTGCCCGTGGGTAGCGACATCGAGTTCGCCGACGAAGTGACGATGCATCGCGCGCTCGTCAATCGGCGCGAGATGTGAGGAGGAACTATGGAAGCGACGACTGTTTCGCAACCGACCACGACGGAGCGCCCTTTCAAAGTCATGAAGCCGAACCAGACGAATTGCGATGAGAAGGATGAAAAAGGGAAGCCGTGCTGGGGGCCGTTGAAGGTCTGGCACACAGCTCCGGCCGAGGTCCGGCAAAAGGCCCCGGAAGGGATGATCCTCTATCGCTGTCAGGTGTGCTCGACCGTCTACTCTGGGCCGCCCCGCGAGCTGCCGCTACGGCGCGTCCCGCGTCGCGTCTCGATCCTCGGATGGTGATCCGGCATGCGTTGTCCACATTGCGGAGCAGAGAATCGCGAGCGGAATCGCTTCTGCTCCAACTGCGGCGCGAGTCTTTATGAAGCGTCGGCAGCACCAATCTTCGTGCTGCACCCGACAGCGCTCTTTGTCGCTACGCGGTATCTACTGGCGGCGATCCTCATCCTCGGGCTTCTGTTGCTTTACACCTTCGTGGAGCGCGCGCGTCCGGGCACTATTCCGGCGTGGGGCCTCCTCTTCGCCATCGCTGTGATCCTCCTCTCCCCAATCTCCCACCATGTGGCGCGCGCTTTCGAGACGTACACACTCACGGAACAGGGTCTCACGCTCACCTCGGGGGTGCTTCGCAGAGTCCACCGGCACATTCCCCTCAGCAAGATTCAAGAGGTCACCGTCGTTCAAAGCGGATGGGGACGAATCCTAGGTATCGGGGATTTGGTCATTGACACGGCGGCCGAGGCCGGTAGAATTGTTCTGAGAGATGTTCGGCATCCGAAGACCTATGCCGATCTGATCATCCGTCAGATCGAACGCGCGTGAGGAGAGGATCGTGAGAAGACGCACGACATGCCCCCATGCCTTCGGACGGCGCATGGGTGGTCTGTGGCTGCTCGGCTTCCTCATCACATCGGCGGCCGCACAGGTCCTTGAAATTCGCACCACGCCGCTCATTGCGACGGCCT from Blastocatellia bacterium encodes:
- a CDS encoding PH domain-containing protein translates to MRCPHCGAENRERNRFCSNCGASLYEASAAPIFVLHPTALFVATRYLLAAILILGLLLLYTFVERARPGTIPAWGLLFAIAVILLSPISHHVARAFETYTLTEQGLTLTSGVLRRVHRHIPLSKIQEVTVVQSGWGRILGIGDLVIDTAAEAGRIVLRDVRHPKTYADLIIRQIERA
- the recR gene encoding recombination mediator RecR, whose product is MLDYAEAIHRLIEELKRLPGIGQKSAQRIAFHILRMNVEDVRRLARTIEEVKEKIILCSICQNVTDVDPCRFCSNDARDRHVICVVEEPYNVAAIERTREYRGLYHVLHGALSPIRGIGPDDLKIKSLLERLRSGEVQEIILATNPNTEGEATANYLARLLKPLGVRVTRIAMGLPVGSDIEFADEVTMHRALVNRREM